Below is a window of Camelus ferus isolate YT-003-E chromosome 4, BCGSAC_Cfer_1.0, whole genome shotgun sequence DNA.
TTCTTGCAGTACCCTTGCCTGCACGGAAGAACCCTGGAAGAACCCAGCGAGGACACAAGCTTTTCCCTGGCGCTGCCAGAGGGCTGAACAGCAGAGCGCTCCCCGGGGGCACTGTGTGTGAGCTGGCTGGAGATCGCAGGCCCGGGGGGGCAGCTCCATCTGAGGAGACAAGACACGCCTCAGACCAGGCAAATTCCCGGCCTCCTCTGGCCCCAAGCCAGCAGCCGCCCGcaacctcctctcctcctccgcTGTTGCCCGGGCCGCCCCGCTGGGCCCCGACCTCGCTGGCGCCTGGGAGCACAGCCCCTCGGCCCACGGCGCAGGCGGCGCGGCTGGGACGGGACCGATGTGGCGCATGCGTGGTGGCGCCACCAGGCGCGGGAGCTGCGGCGGCGGGGACGGCAGCGGGGGCAGCGGCTGGCAGGGCCGCCCGGGCCGCGTTCGtgggggtggcggcagcagcggcagcgTGGGCTGGCGAGGCCGTGCAGACGGCGCCCGCCAGCAGCTGGAGGAGCGGTTCGCCGACCTGGCGGCAAGCCACCTGGAGGCCCTCCGCGCGCGGGACGAGCAGGACCGGCAGAATGCGCGGCTGCGCGAGGAGAACGCCAGGCTGCGCCTAGAGAACCGGCGGCTGAAGCGCGAGAACCGCAGCCTCTTCCGGCAGGCCTTGCGGCTCCCCGGCGAGGGCGGCGACGAGGTGTCCGCAGAGGCGGCGAGGGCGACCCCAGGCCCTGAGGAGGCCGGTACGAACCGGAGGTCAAGGGGCGACAGCCCCGAGGACGAGCCAGGCAGCCCCCGGGCCCTGAGAGCCCGGCTTGAGAAGCTGGAGGCCATGTACCGCCGGGCCCTTCTGCAGCTGCATCTCGAACAGCGGGGACCGCACCCGCGTGTGGACAAGGAGGAGACGTCTCCGTGCAGACCCGACTCAGGCCCGCTAGCCCCGTAGCCCGAgcctccagggcctgggctgtAGCCCGAGGCCGCAGCCAGGGGTGGAGCCTCGCGCGGGCCCCTCCTCCTCAGCTcagggcgccccccccccccccttcctaGCGCGCAAACCCGCTCTCCCGCGCTAACTCCTGACCATggtgccctcccacctcccgtcCGCCCTGACACTTCCGGGGGTGCATGGCCTTTGGCCGCAGAAGCTGAAAAGGGCAGTAGGGCGCTCTGAGTCTCCACTGGTACCCAGCACCTGCCTCTTCCCTGCTGGATTTCGTAGAGAAAGGGCTCTCACCCGAGGGGCGGGTTCTCAAATAGCAAGGAGTGGGTGCCAGTCAACAAACACCTCCTAATGCCTGAACTTTTCTGGTGGTGTGAGGACCTGTAGTTTTTGTTTCCCTCCTCTGTTTTGGTTAAGGAATgaataatacattttgagttgGTTCAGTTTGTTCATTCTTCAGTCCCCTAAAGCCTCTGGCTGTTCTCTCTTATGTGGCCAACATTCtcagtatttgttttgtttttatcagtcACTGTTACTTGGATATCCTATAAAGTACCACCTTACCTTAAAAAGGTagtatttataatttagaaagtCTTGCCTACCCCGGCTCTACTCCCTATATGTCTAGTATATACTAATTTGTTCACCCCCCCAACCCTGGGGAATTTTTTTAACTATCTGCCTACAAGTAATTCTTTGAATTGGTAAATAAACTTAAGAATGACCTAAAGCCATCCCAGGACTATTATTTGAAGTGTTTTGAATGTTTATACgtgtttctttaagaaatacacatttatgtatatgttatatgtattttaatatctgTACTTGGTTATTCTTTGTaagctgtcattttctttttgcttgatgtaactatgatcttttaaaataatctaaagtTTAGGTAGtctacattatttcattttttttttacggACTTGACATTAAAGCACAGCTACTTTGCCAAATATTGaccatttaagaattttttaaaaattatgaattacttGTATATCATAAACCTCAAAACAAAGTGATTTAAGTCTCAGTTGTGATTACAAtgcaaaaaaaagtaattaattttaacaacaaaTATTCTAAAGTCAGTTGGTTGTATTTGGTTAATGAGTA
It encodes the following:
- the TUSC1 gene encoding tumor suppressor candidate gene 1 protein; this encodes MWRMRGGATRRGSCGGGDGSGGSGWQGRPGRVRGGGGSSGSVGWRGRADGARQQLEERFADLAASHLEALRARDEQDRQNARLREENARLRLENRRLKRENRSLFRQALRLPGEGGDEVSAEAARATPGPEEAGTNRRSRGDSPEDEPGSPRALRARLEKLEAMYRRALLQLHLEQRGPHPRVDKEETSPCRPDSGPLAP